A single Plasmodium sp. gorilla clade G2 genome assembly, chromosome: 7 DNA region contains:
- a CDS encoding Cg7 protein yields the protein MDYEEIICVHLNLKFIILKNIEKDDNCLCDDFAINLPDVNDIDSSNSSKGYFIKKFHGLLKKRKKNEYECVISGTLNEIANFLYEHIELFIEIKKEEKRSKENVDDYVDNVKVIERNGKQNKDENKRRDYHHIDDDKINYNNCHIDNNDNYCNDNYTSEEVLKRKNKNIFSYEEKKLDKNKIHLLKSVDMHDNLNFENESIYFKCLFSDLINDFEYIQNKKYENISNFYISSDLIFSICLKLEEHLIEKEDLQKIYLKNDNNIHMKLEKYDNKYKHVLNLFHMNSIFYLYVNFNQYNKQFFLDNDIEVAIGETIQNVSEKVRLSDDNSRGGDIQIGLREQHVINNMKEKRENLYRENKEEKYDNISDHNNNNNMDNINNMRDIKNDKLNHGIHHFNTGCHFSLILVDNIKELADYFYINNFCLHFNGIKLYVDKKGIFTFDHIKNKTEVKDQWVFYKDSKKITYNLNTLNSINNNDKPINIRASIISIFLNTNINNGMDSFGYSSSSIVHHPYNIDESYNNNESLYKDIMNDGISPIVVNNDMTTSNMNNAIYNMIPNVMPNTICNMMCNFFVSVNNCHILELSNIYAEKRKKNENEFYLKMESDLFDEKFKSELYLFRENAKIELKDCYVNHNFEVKDEEELYHNLDGRKLFFELYMKEKESEINIGIGEFHINNIISELNEIMIKKKCPHYYKFNYRVCLYLNVFKEKYLTSELNVEIYVSLKEDILLNSCMRGINKNKDTNKNTKYNNNKNDGDDNIYSNHHVVDINSNNNNYNNYNNNNLNNIQNNYNDNFKNLSSHTTNTTHFNTKNIPKNIYEFKIWKEKEEDMMRNILKKKEEQLIRKFSKKYEIMEKERKSEFEKKKNELKEIIIKMKEEQINIINNKNMLKLKDKELNEEIYSLEKKLKKIKYVYEKSLYTFKEKLKKNELNESVIKENDELRNNYKKVIKENRFLLKEKDHMKNMLNKYNHKDNVIISKTYFQQINQELKYFKENNTNNLLLLNNKKYNENIQSYIKMIHKNRKKSLQHISNFIIQLENIYDLINNEIVEQQFHNILKSINDIKYILNDEIKQEKNIMDILSLSQSPKLMKTKNNDHYISNSYMLKEKQNEKVLQSDTLFEEHIYKYNHPQHKEKKNQKEEEKEQQQEHNNNNNNNNTFKDNPLSNKKEILLPCVDKKKKLNNIYTSKDEKKIKNTKLFMVKDKSNVVTKKIHDKKNNKVIENLKSEISRLIQTGIYNEDDEIIISMKKKLNALVN from the exons ATGGATTACGAAGAAATAATATGTGTGCATTTAAacttaaaatttataattttgaagAATATAGAAAAGGATGATAATTGTTTATGTGATGATTTTGCTATAAATTTACCAGATGTGAATGATATTGATTCATCTAATAGTTCTAAAGgatatttcataaaaaaatttcatgggcttttaaaaaaacgaaagaaaaatgaatatgaatGTGTTATAAGCGGTACTTTAAATGAGATAGCTAATTTTTTGTATGAGCAtattgaattatttattgaaataaaaaaagaagaaaaaaggaGCAAAGAAAATGTGGACGATTATGTAGATAATGTTAAAGTTATAGAAAGGAATGGAAAGCAAAATAAGGATGAGAATAAAAGAAGAgattatcatcatattgatgatgataagataaattataataactgtcatattgataataatgataattattgtaatgataattatactTCTGAAGAAGttttaaaaaggaaaaataaaaatatattttcatatgaagaaaaaaagttggataagaataaaattcatttattaaaaagtgTAGATATGcatgataatttaaattttgaaAATGAAAGTATTTATTTCAAATGTTTATTTAGtgatttaataaatgatttcgaatatatacaaaacaaaaaatatgaaaacataagtaatttttatataagttCTGATTTgatattttctatatgttTGAAATTAGAAGAGCATTTAATTGAAAAAGAGGatttacaaaaaatttatttaaagaatgataataatattcatatgaaaTTAGAAAagtatgataataaatataaacatgtgttaaatttatttcatatgaatagtatattttatttatatgttaatttcaatcaatataataaacagTTTTTTCTAGATAACGATATAGAAGTAGCTATAGGAGAAACAATACAAAATGTAAGTGAAAAGGTAAGACTTTCCGACGATAATTCAAGGGGGGGAGATATCCAAATAGGTTTAAGAGAACAGCATgtgataaataatatgaaagaaaaaagagaaaatttatatagagaaaataaagaggaaaaatatgataacataagtgatcataataataataataatatggataatattaataatatgcgTGATATTAAGAATGATAAATTAAACCATGGTATTCATCATTTCAATACCGGATGTCATTTTAGTTTAATATTAGtcgataatataaaagagcTAGctgattatttttatattaataacttTTGCTTACATTTTAATGgcataaaattatatgttgATAAAAAAGGTATTTTCACCTttgatcatataaaaaacaaaactgAAGTTAAAGATCAATGGGTGTTTTATAAAGACtcgaaaaaaataacatataatttaaatacattaaattcaattaataataatgataaaccCATAAATATTAGAGCAAGTAtcatttcaatatttttaaatacaaatataaataacggTATGGATTCTTTTGGTTATAGCTCAAGTAGTATAGTTCATCATCCTTATAATATAGATGaatcatataataacaatgagagtttatataaagatataatgAATGATGGTATATCTCCTATTGttgtaaataatgatatgacAACAtctaatatgaataatgctatatataatatgataccTAATGTTATGCCTAATACTATATGTAACATGAtgtgtaatttttttgtatcagTAAATAATTGTCATATATTAGAGCttagtaatatatatgcagagaaaagaaaaaagaatgaaaatgaattttatttaaaaatggaGTCTGATTTGTTTGATGAGAAGTTTAAATCGGAGTTGTATTTATTTCGAGAAAACGCAAAG ATTGAACTTAAAGATTGCTATGTAAACCACAATTTTGAAGTAAAGGACGAAGAAGAGTTGTATCATAATTTGGATGGAAGAAAACTTTTCTTTGAACTTTATATGAAAGAAAAGGAGAGTGAAATAAACATAGGAATTGGAGAATttcatataaacaatattataagtgaattaaatgaaataatgaTTAAAAAGAAGTGTccacattattataaatttaattatagagtatgtttatatttgaaTGTTTTTAAAGAGAAATATTTAACATCCGAATTGAATGTTGAAATATATGTTAGTTTAAAGGAGgacatattattaaatagtTGTATGAGaggtataaataaaaataaggatACAAACAAAaacacaaaatataataataataaaaatgatggtgatgataatatttatagtaATCATCATGTTGTAGATATAaacagtaataataataattataataattataataataacaatttaaataatatacaaaataattacaatgataattttaaaaaccTTTCAAGTCATACAACAAATACAACACATTTCAATACAAAGAATATACCTAAAAACATATACGAATTTAAAATAtggaaagaaaaagaagaagatatgatgagaaatattttaaagaaaaaagaagaacAACTAATTAGAAAGTTTAGTAAGAAGTATGAAATAATGGAAAAGGAAAGAAAAAGCGaatttgaaaaaaagaaaaatgaattaaaagaaattattataaaaatgaaagaagaacaaataaatattattaataataaaaatatgctaaaattaaaagacaaagaattaaatgaagaaatatattcattagaaaaaaaactaaaaaaaattaaatatgtatatgaaaaatctttatatacatttaaggagaaattaaaaaaaaatgaattaaatgaaagtgtaataaaagaaaatgatgaattaagaaataactataaaaaagtaataaaagaaaatagatttttattaaaagaaaaagatcatatgaaaaatatgttaaataaatataatcataaagATAATGTTATAATAAGTAAAACATATTTTCAACAAATTAATcaagaattaaaatatttcaaagaaaataatacaaataatcttttattattaaataacaaaaaatataatgaaaatatacaatcatatattaaaatgatacataaaaatagaaaaaaaagtttaCAACATATATCcaattttataatacaactagaaaatatatatgatttaataaataatgaaatagtAGAACAAcaatttcataatatattaaaaagtattaatgatattaaatatatattaaatgatgaaatcaaacaagaaaaaaatataatggatATATTGTCATTATCACAATCGCCTAAACTtatgaaaacaaaaaataacgATCATTATATATCAAACAGTTATATGTTAAaggaaaaacaaaatgaaaaggTTCTTCAAAGCGATACATTGTTTgaagaacatatatataaatacaatcaTCCTCAACacaaggaaaaaaaaaaccaaaaagaagaagaaaaagaacaaCAACAAGAAcacaataataacaataataataataatacatttaaagATAATCCATTgagtaataaaaaagagaTTCTCCTTCCATGTgtagacaaaaaaaaaaaattaaataatatatatacatccaaggatgagaaaaaaataaaaaatacaaaattatttatgGTAAAGGATAAATCTAATGttgtaacaaaaaaaatacacgacaaaaaaaataataaagttaTTGAAAATTTAAAGAGTGAAATTAGTAGACTAATACAAACgggtatatataatgaagacgacgaaataattataagtatgaaaaaaaagttaaaCGCATtagtaaattaa
- a CDS encoding ribonucleases P/MRP protein subunit POP1, putative, whose amino-acid sequence MNNKDNVINKDININMNLKNEDKKKYNHDKGSFRIGDKIMIKKNGKKLKEEKGIYKSIYEINNNDIDAHFFFNLESIPWTSSFFHLKEKDLSLFGKELKKKNIFKRCFQRIHKNRRRRCMSYNPYRVPLICKKTALDEMLISEPKIKKKKKNKKQKKKPNLMSYGYFYKKFIMRSKKKNWLETHMYHSKRFKMISIYGYKLALKNYSKISRRIFRFSKRKSLIHDMSYVEIIQLSGNENNLINTLKKYTNIEQSNMLTSKFMQGILLGKFFIYKNENENNINTNHINNKNDNHPHSDDDFFNSKRQLICPAYFLWRSKLNENDKVKQTKKNQHKDIKYYNKEDNIKNINNMNNMNNMNNMNNINNFNNVSMVNNVDSVHHKNDIKGVDKNYVVTEVQDNYKNDHTNDKIDYANIGLNKEENKKKDTLKDDIIRDIWIFIHPSCFKDVIENFKNINSSVHIKHIKDICMYELIGPKSFDLLINILKVKTKYLHQEKHDRYHFNYENVTIPYDFVIPLYAVLPQSIGPFLLNYKVNEKDIQKNYKDKYSCKQRDINRNRRKYIQKSNNNKNDIHNNNCSDHINVIKKKKSRKFFENSFDYLQEKNGNRILREKDFSPFDNNILMNERIKQNVIKRIKVNKYEHVRSSKKKKVKLSILKMMQHNKNIDTYEAIKEKRKCINKMKDINNNNINNNDNINNINNNDNINNNNDNFKKSEPLKDHSELYKNKMNKEKNKMSEKYTDLYETMKNENLNIVYDKKTIENYLKDYLEDNHTNKPKNNKKFESNIISSELKKTKENISNNCKKYTKIPILIINKTNDKNQRYFIVCPAKKKCSTLFYLLIRNGSIAIGLKEREKILKCYNFLTYPKDFPDTSGGISYNKLRECISTNSYFKKPINKRVNYYCIGINNPFNYSWICIYPYNNNIKIIRQSDPYNQFMIKTFIQGFLSISLKRISQINTFKDFDIFIEQFKSKFFIFSTYFISVYVQSYKKSTPKRLTHICSLTLKQVIKFFIKHADTKKLLEWVKHKRINNKHKKNEDIEQIKESIIHKYKNKIMKKNKIRNLQKLPTHKSIEENKKSNDIQKNEAEIILSSKQIIGYVSSGGHVLSKGYGYGVAHISFYLFLYNLLNHLFALKLLTQDEININVNGKEFVFLGLMRNVNSAYYHHVWINLVTEDMYLPF is encoded by the exons atgaataataaagataatgttattaataaggatatcaatataaatatgaaccTTAAGaatgaagataaaaaaaagtacaacCATGATAAAGGCTCATTCAGGATTGGAGATAAAATAATGATTAAGAAGAAcggaaaaaaattaaaagaagagaaaggtatatataaatctatatatgaaataaataataacgaTATAGATgctcatttcttttttaaccTAGAATCAATTCCATGGACATCatctttttttcatttgaaaGAAAAAGATCTGTCCTTATTTggtaaagaattaaaaaagaaaaatatttttaaaagatgtTTTCAAagaatacataaaaatagaagaagaagatgTATGTCCTATAACCCATATAGGGTTCCATTGATTTGTAAAAAAACAGCATTAGATGAAATGTTAATATCTGAAcccaaaataaaaaaaaagaaaaaaaacaaaaaacaaaaaaaaaaaccaaatCTTATGTCCTAtggttatttttataaaaagtttattatgagaagtaaaaaaaaaaattggctTGAAACACATATGTATCATTCTAAAAGATTTAAAATGATTAGTATTTATGGATATAAACTagctttaaaaaattattcaaaaatTAGTAGAAGAATATTTAGATTTAGTAAAAGGAAATCATTAATACATGATATGTCTTATGTCGAAATAATTCAATTATCAggtaatgaaaataatttaataaatacattaaaaaaatatacaaatattgaACAGTCTAATATGTTAACTAGTAAGTTTATGCAGGGTATACTTCTAGGaaaattctttatttataagaatgaaaatgagaataatattaatactaaccatattaataataaaaatgataatcaCCCTCATTCTGATGATGATTTTTTCAACTCTAAACGGCAACTCATTTGCCCTGCTTATTTTTTATGGCGTTccaaattaaatgaaaatgataaagtcaaacaaaccaaaaaaaaccaacacaaagatataaaatattacaataaagaggataatataaaaaatataaataatatgaacaatatgaataatatgaataatatgaataatataaataattttaataatgtaaGTATGGTAAATAATGTGGATAGTGTTCatcataaaaatgatataaaaggtgtagataaaaattatgttgtAACGGAAGTTCAAgacaattataaaaatgaccatacaaatgataaaatagaTTATGCTAATATCGGGTTAAACAaagaagaaaacaaaaaaaaggataCATTAAAAGATGATATAATTAGAGATATATGGATATTTATTCATCCAAGCTGTTTTAAAGATGTTatagaaaattttaaaaatataaattcttctgttcatataaaacatataaaagatatttgTATGTACGAACTAATTGGACCGAAAAGTTTTGATctgttaataaatattttaaaagtaaaaacaaaatatctTCATCAAGAGAAGCATGATAGATATCAttttaattatgaaaatgtaACCATTCCTTATGATTTTGTAATACCACTATATGCTGTATTACCACAATCTATAGGgccatttttattaaattataaagttAATGAAAAGGATATACAAAAGAATTATAAGGATAAATATTCATGTAAACAGAGGGATATAAATAGgaatagaagaaaatatatacaaaaaagtaacaacaataaaaatgatattcataataataattgttcAGATCATattaatgttataaaaaaaaaaaaatcacgAAAATTTTTTGAGAATTCATTTGATTATCTACAAGAAAAAAACGGAAACAGAATCTTACGAGAAAAAGACTTTTCTCCTTTTGATAATAACATTCTTATGAATGAAAGGATTAAACAAAATGTAATTAAACGTATAAAggttaataaatatgaacatGTCAGGAGtagtaagaaaaaaaaagttaaattGTCTATACTAAAAATGATgcaacataataaaaatattgatacaTACGAAGctataaaggaaaaaagaaaatgcataaataaaatgaaagacataaataataataatattaataataatgataatattaataatattaataataatgataatattaataataataatgataatttcaAAAAATCTGAACCTTTAAAAGATCATAGTGAgttatacaaaaataaaatgaacaaggaaaaaaataaaatgtcaGAAAAATATACTGACCTATATGAAACaatgaaaaatgaaaatttaaatatagtttatgataaaaaaacaatagaaaattatttaaaagattATTTAGAAGATAATCATACAAATAAgccaaaaaataataaaaaatttgagtctaatattatttcttctgagttaaagaaaacaaaagaaaacatTTCAAATAATTGTAAAAAGTATACTAAAATACccatattaattattaataaaacgaatgataaaaatcaaagatattttattgtatgtccagccaaaaaaaaatgttccaCTCTGTTCTATTTATTAATACGTAATGGATCTATAGCTATAGGTTTAaaagaaagagaaaaaatattaaaatgttataattttttaacttATCCTAAAGATTTCCCAGATACATCTGGAGgtatttcatataataaattaagagAATGTATATCTACaaattcatattttaaaaaaccaataaataaaagagttaattattattgtatagGTATTAATAATCCTTTTAATTATTCTTGGATATGTATATAtccttataataataatattaaaattataagacAATCAGATCCATATAATCAATTCATGATAAAAACATTTATACAAGGATTTCTATCCATATCTTTAAAACGTATCTCACAAATAAATACATTCAAAGATTTTGATATTTTCATAGAACAATTTAAatctaaattttttattttctccacatattttatatctgtTTATGTtcaatcatataaaaaaagtacgCCTAAGAGGTTAACTCATATATGTTCATTGACATTGAAGCAAGTcatcaaattttttataa aaCATGCTGATACCAAAAAATTACTTGAGTGGGTCAAACACAAACGAATTAATAACAAACACAAGAAAAACGAAGACATCGAACAAATTAAAGAATCCataattcataaatataaaaataaaataatgaaaaagaataaaattagAAATTTACAAAAATTACCAACACACAAATcaatagaagaaaataaaaaatctaatgatattcaaaaaaatgaagcagaaattattttatcatctaAGCAAATAATTGGATATGTCTCAAGTGGCGGACATGTATTATCTAAAGGATATGGATATGGAGTAGCCCATATATCCTTTtatctatttttatataatttgttaaATCATCTATTTGCTTTAAAACTAt TAACACaagatgaaataaatataaatgtaaatggAAAGGAGTTTGTATTTTTGGGTTTGATGAGAAATGTTAATTCGGCTTATTACCACCATG tATGGATTAATTTAGTAACTGAAGATATGTATCTACCCTTTTAa
- a CDS encoding lysophospholipase, putative codes for MKSKSGGKISRKSSTGSSGPRLDGNPKQDSFHNKDGLSLKTYAWTVKNPVGVIIACHGMNSHVRLEYLRHNVEVVNNNKAILKDGDNYYIYKNSWIEEFNKNGYSFYGIDLQSHGQSEGWKGLRTHIRQFDDIVYDFIQYINRIHDMLCLANKKDNNASLHDNINNNNNILPFYIMGLSMGGNVVLRTLQILGKSKDNNNKLNIRGCIPLAGMISIDELATKPSYKYFYIPFAKFLGNFFPSLRLTPGLRFNMFPHMNDIIQFDKFKFKKHVTCKLGCELLNAINNLNNDMDYIPENTPILFAHSKKDSVCFYGGTLNFYNKLKCLKKELYTLDDMDHLLPMEPGNERVLKKILSWLDIHTPKQEEEQV; via the coding sequence ATGAAGAGCAAGAGTGGGGGAAAGATATCGAGGAAGAGCTCCACGGGTTCTAGCGGTCCTCGATTAGATGGGAATCCTAAACAGGATTCTTTTCATAATAAAGATGGATTATCTTTAAAAACTTATGCATGGACCGTTAAGAATCCAGTAGGTGTTATAATAGCATGTCATGGTATGAATTCTCATGTACGTTTAGAATATTTAAGACATAATGTAGAGGtagtaaataataataaggcaatattaaaagatggtgataattattatatatataaaaatagttGGATTGAAgagtttaataaaaatggataTTCATTTTATGGTATAGATTTACAAAGTCATGGTCAATCAGAAGGATGGAAAGGTTTAAGAACACATATAAGACAATTTGATGATATAGTATATGattttatacaatatattaatagaatACATGATATGTTATGTTTagcaaataaaaaagataataatgcATCTCttcatgataatataaataataataataatatattaccattttatattatggGATTATCTATGGGTGGTAATGTTGTTTTAAGAACATTACAAATATTAGGGAAAtcaaaagataataataataaattaaatataagagGATGTATACCATTAGCTGGTATGATATCTATAGATGAGTTAGCAACTAAAccatcatataaatatttctatattccATTTGCCAAATTCTTAGGAAATTTTTTCCCCAGTTTAAGACTTACTCCCGGTTTACGTTTTAATATGTTTCCACATATGAATGATATTATACAATTTGATAAATTcaaatttaaaaaacatGTCACATGTAAATTAGGTTGTGAATTATTAAATGCTATAAACAacttaaataatgatatggaTTATATTCCTGAAAATACGCCTATACTGTTTGCTCACTCAAAAAAAGATAGTGTTTGCTTTTATGGAGGTACCTTAAATTTTTACAACAAACTTAAGTGTttgaaaaaagaattatatacattagaTGACATGGATCATCTTCTACCTATGGAGCCAGGAAATGAAAGAGTTCTAAAAAAAATCCTCTCATGGTTGGATATCCATACCCCCAAACAAGAAGAAGAAcaagtataa